Genomic DNA from Callospermophilus lateralis isolate mCalLat2 chromosome 11, mCalLat2.hap1, whole genome shotgun sequence:
tattttgagatagggtctttccACGTTGCCCATGCTGACCTGGaacctgtgatccttctgcttcagtcaCCAAAGTAGTTGGGTTACGGGATGTACCACTTCACCTGGCTTCCATTTATGAATTGATGATGTcatttaaaagtataaaaagagGCATTTTGAACCTGTCACAGGTTGTGTGGAACCCTCAACAAATCCTCTCTGGATTCTTGCCCACATGCATCACCTTACTGAAGTTATGGTAAAGTGACAGACAACTCCAACTATGGGACATGAGACAAAATATCTGATCATTGTCAGATCATGAAAGTTGAGGGAAGACTGAGGACCTGTCACACACTGCAGCCAAATCATGGGAAAGTACATTTAAGTGCAACTTGTGTTTCTAATGATCTCACAgagtaggaaaaggaccttagtgGAAGAACTGGGGCTGCTCCAGGGCTGTCTCTGTGCTAGTCAATGGTACTGCACCAAAGTTCCCACCGTGGTCTGCTCACTGTGGGAGCTGTGTAAGATGTCACCCTTGGAGCAGTGGGCTGAGGGACATAGGGATGCCCTTCAGTAGGCTTGCACCTTCTCTGGAAGTGCACACCGAGGCCAAGATGAAAAGGTCAAAAGCAAACACAgtaaagtaggaaaaaaaaaaaaaaaaaaaaaaaacaaccacgtTTTACAACTAAGTTTGTCAGGCCTTAATACTTTGCCATATTTGATTCACTACATTCTAATAAGAATAatatagagggctggggttgtggctcagcagtagagcgctcgcatagcacgtgcaaggcactgggtttgatcctcagtaccacaccaaaaaaaatagataaaataaaagaattgtgcccaactacaactaaaaaaactgttttttttaaaagaatatattataGTCAGGCATGATAGCACACACCTGTGTCCTAtcagcttgggaggatgaggcaggaggatggcaagtccaaagccagcttcaacaaaagtgaggcactaagcaactcagtgacatcctgtctctaaataaaatacaagatagggctggggaacccgttcagtggttgagtgcccctgcgttcaatccctagtacccccacccccaaaaaagactTTATTATAGATAATACTTAGACCCCTGATCTCCCCCTTTGCTATTCTGTTTGCTTCCCACTTGCCTCATGAGCACTATTGTCATCTTGATGTCCACCTTATGCATGTTTTAATGCTATTTCATGTGAATATATTGTTTTACTCTGAGGATAAAATTTATGGAGGTGAGAATACTCTCAGTATATCTGAATTGTATGCTTCAGAATGGTTAaactgataaaatttatatgtattttaaccAAATACACATAGAAAATACCAATTTAAATGGACTTTATGTTATGCTTTTTATGAAAACTTTCCCATTCAACCCTCTCAGGCTGAAGTATTCTTTCTTTAGTACACTTTGTGTACTTGCTACAGATGACCTCACCCACAACCCTTTATGTTCATAAGTGTACGTGTCTTTAACTCTTGAATGAGAAGCCCCGGGACCCCCAAACTCCAGATATCATTTTTTAGTGTATTATACTAGTGAGAAGTCTATGTTCTCAAGGTCTGTGGATGGGAAGAAGGAGAGATGGAGGTTGAAATTGAGGAAAGGAAGACTCTAAGAGTAAATACGCATAGGCTTCTCAAAACGTGAACAATGAAGGTAAAACAGAATGGTAGCAAAAGGTAGAAAACACAGACTTTTGAAGGAATCTGTGGATGAGTGAGGAGGAGGATGGTGACCCTGGAGGTGAACTAGCAACACAGGAAGAGTCGGCAAGAAGGATGAGTGCAGCCAGCCTCAAAGAAGTTAAAGTGTAGAGAGAATTTTTATTGACGCTTGCAAAGGAAATTCAGGGAGCACAGTGAGGTGGATTGAGAGGACTTGGTTAAATCAAGATCTGCTGAAAATGTTAAGTTTTTGTAAAAAGGCTTCAGTGTGGGAAATAGCTCCATGAGAATTGACATTCAGTCCGTCTTAGATATCCCTGAATGACTTGTGATTAGGAGATCCGCAGGAACATGGACACTACGGCGAGCCACAGTAGTTATCAGGGCTTGCTTTATCTCATTCATTCTGGAACAACCCTGTGAGGTCTGTAATAACATCTTCCAGAACTTATGAATGAACACACCAGGCTTAGTGTGGTTAAGTGGCATTCCCAGCCCCCACCTTCCCCCCACTCCATGTTGTCCCTTATGCCAACCGACTTTCTAGAACCAGCCACCATGCCAGGACATTCTAGAATAACATGCTAGAACCACCTGGTCCCCAGGATCATCAGAACAGCTCTCTGACTAACACTACTGACTGACATAGCCTTCCCAGTGACTCACTGCCCTCTGCCACTCACTCCAGACCCACAAGTTCCCCCCAAACCATCCTGCCACATGGGAGTCACAGGGGTCCTGCTGCCTCTGACACTGCAGATAGGAGTTAATGAAAAAAGATGTTGAAATGCATTAAATAAGAAATGGGGGAtgaggctgggatgtggctcaagcggtagcgtgcttgtctggcatgtgtgcggcccgggttcgatcctcagcaccacatacaaagatgttgtgtccgccgataactaaaaaataaatattaaaattctttctctctccctctctcactctctctttaaaaaaaaaaaaaagaaataggggaAATACAGTAAGAAGGGGCCTAGGGAAAGAGAAATGAAGGCCTTCTGTTTAGCAGGCAGGATACTCCCTGGGCTGTCCTCAGAGTCAACCTCAGTCTTCTGGTCAACCTACCTACTTTCAACCTGGGCCCAGATGTTAtgatggaagaggaggaagacagggaaaaCAAGAACTTTATTAGGGAAACACAGAACCATGCTAACTCTACAACACGGACTGGGGAATCAATTAAAATTCTGGGTATACAGGGTTCCTAACTAGAGGGATCCTTGAGGTTGGAATCTGTGGCCTCCAACCAAATGTCTTCTCTTTAGCGCCAGCAGGATGAGACCTTCTTGGCCTTCTCACGGCGGTGCTTTCTCCCTGGCAGGGAGGACACAAATCGCTTCCTGAGCCAATGGAAAAAGCCCTGGAAATTCATGCAGGAAGTGCGTTCTTTATCTGAAGGCAGGTCCCCCTCCTCTGGCTGCTCTGATGACCCTGGGGAGCTCTTTGCAGTGCCACGCTCCTGGCTTTCCATCTGCCAAGACAAAGAGGAGGACTTAGAGACATTCAGGGTCAGCAGCAACGGGGCCAATATTACTcatttatggatttccaatttactTTTTTACCAAAATGAGCCAACTGTCAATGCAAAGTGTCAGACTCACTCACATTAAAGCCACACAGAGGCACACACACTGGTCTGCACAGGGCTTCTCTCTGTCCTCCCCCGTCTCTCTCTCAGTGCTCCCTGGCATTTCCCCAACACCTCTTCCCTGACCCCTTTCCTGGCTGAGGACCTTCTCCCATTGCTCATCTGCCCAGACACTGGGGTCCTCCTCTGCTTCACAGCAGGTACAAGGACTCCATGCTGTCCCACCTGGCACCCCCACTGGGCCTGTCCCTTCCACTGCAGGGGGGCAGCTCTGTGCTCACCTCAACAATTTCATCCTCCTCCAGCTCAGGAGGCTTTTTTAGGAACTGCTTGATGTCTCCATTTTCTTGTGGTATACATTTGGGCAAGTCCTGACaagcctcctcctcttcttcgggACTGACCTGAGGCATCTGGGAAGACACACTGATGGACAGCTGGATATCTTCCTCCTGAAGAGAATAAGAGAGTACTGGGtcatcatcttcatcatcatTCAGACTGTCTAGACATACCATAATAGTTTTTGAGACATCATCCAGTTCCCAGACAGTCTGGGTTGTTGTTTCCTTTTGGTACTTGTCCATCCTCTGGTCATCGTCACTTTGAGCCAAGTTAGGTGCTGAGTCTTCTTGGAGGCTGTGCAGATAGGCATTCACGACCTCGTCGATGTCTTCTTCCCCAGGCTCCTCTGGCTTCTCCTGAATTTCATTTCTTCTCCCCATGGGTCCCCTTACACTTTGGGTTCCCCATGGCCCTTggtcaggagggagggagggatcctCAGAGGTCACATCTTCACCCGGTGTGATAGCCTCACTGGCAACGTTTTCCTCGGAGGGGAAATAGCCTATAGAGAGGCTCTGGTGGGAATTGGATTCTGAAACAGACTGCTCTATGTCAGAGCAGCTGCTGCCAGAGGACGAGTCGTCCATGGGGTCTAAGAGCTCAAATGCCCAGTCTCTTTGGACCctgaaaaattcaaaagaaaaacattaatgGATGATATGGGGGAAGCTACTCATGTACTTTTCCAAATGATGCCCCTTCCTTTATCCattcccagctatcctactcaggCAGATGTGCATTCTGTATTTGCACTCTCCAGTCAAGGGCACAAGAGGcagttctttctctttaaaaactcattttatTGAATAATGACCCTCTGCCCTGAGCATCTCCACCTGATACCTTTCATGCTTTGTCTTATCACTACAGTGGGAAGAACTGCCTGCCATAAAAGATAGTTGTATAAATTTGAAAAGTATAGGAAAGTCAATGATGTAAATAAATATCATATATCCCACCACCCAAGTAGAATGACAATCCTCAGGGAAAGAATTTGATGCGTTCCTTTATAGTCTTCTGTTTCTTCTTATCTACATATATGCTTGTGtgcacacatctatatatatatgggaATTCACATCAAAGACAGTGAGATTATTAAATTTTGTAGCACAACCTGCAGGAAACACATATATGGCTATTCTGTAATCCTTAAGAACTTTCTCATTAACTCTCTTTGGTGATCACCTGAGACAGGGGCAAAAtattttggatgtgaggtgtccatcGTAAGCTCTTGTTAATTCCAGAATATTCAGAGGTCAGAGGAGTAGAATTGTGAGAGCAGAAGCCTAATTAATTCATCAACCATTAACATAGGTGATCAATGAACCTTAGATAATTAAGACCATTAAGAATAGTCTTTTTAATGATACTAAATCACCTTATCCACACATTTTTGCCTTTGTTTAAGTAGTCCTGTAGGTGGGATCATTGAATCAAAgattacaaatatttttaaattatgagaaTTGGTGTTCAATTACTTTCTAGAAAGAATACAGCTATTTAAATGCCCATCCTGACATCATCTGATGGCATCTGTAGTCCAGCATTTCCTGTGATGCCCAGCAAGTCATTGGGGAAAGAAATATACAAACATTGGATTTCCCttgagatttctctctctctctctctctctctctctctctctctctctctctgtctcctcttctctctcacacacacactcacgtaCCTTGTAGACTCTGTCACAACTGACTCTATTTACTTTCTGCAGAAAGAGAAGCTTCCAACTCCTCAGGCAGACACAGGCTACCTGAAGTCCTTCAGGTACTGAATCTAGTAACTGAGAAGTGCAACTGTCAGAAGCCTGGGTTCTGAGAACTTTGACTGCCGTGGCAACAGAGGAACACAGGAGTGTCACAAATGTGGAAGGAAAATGGGGATAGAAAACCAAAGGACCCAACCCCTTGctttagtcatttatttgttttaatgtgACCAAAGTatatgacaagaacaacttatagACGGGAAAGTATTTGGGGGCCTCACATTTTCAGAGGTCAGAGTTTGTAGAGGTTGGGCAagagtcggaggaagagaccaccaagagactgtcccatgcaacagcaaagggtttattgggggtccagcatgctggggctcagagctcacttgaatagagcaaagagccctgagaacagcttaagcagagcttatatactttccttggagagggcagggagggaagttacattttgcagtttggcaattggggacagcacattctgggaacaagattagcaacagTTTGCATTGGGGATAGCACATTTTGGggacaagattagaaaacagttcttaagatttcaatagtgttttgttaagcatacagaaaaacggagtgacaagtacctattttattaacctttcattccccacttcttcttctagctacttttaatcataaaagtgatcattggggggtgtcacattttatgtctgctagtggggtatattgttgtctgattaccataagtttaacttgtccaatttgagctcggaaaaaggaaactacatggttgagcaaacaaggtcctacagttagcaatttgttgtgtcccatggaccagggcagtggttcttgtgcccacccctgcagcaactcctattcctaataggatggctaaagtgagggatacaggttcccggcgaaaccgggttgtatgcccccctatttgatcttcaaatgaacctgcatcatgatagagcactctgggaaacatctgcaccattacataattaattacatctgttgaccattttatgaaaacataaacaatgtttaagtatgtagaattatactgttgtagggctggacaaggcaaggcacc
This window encodes:
- the LOC143410546 gene encoding uncharacterized protein C12orf71 homolog, producing MEHDVPHRGDSSKVQPMGLPVDWVSSPTVFQEEVGAQVPRDEGMWRLRGGGSEGRLPLNPGAWGYDFGMVQRDWAFELLDPMDDSSSGSSCSDIEQSVSESNSHQSLSIGYFPSEENVASEAITPGEDVTSEDPSLPPDQGPWGTQSVRGPMGRRNEIQEKPEEPGEEDIDEVVNAYLHSLQEDSAPNLAQSDDDQRMDKYQKETTTQTVWELDDVSKTIMVCLDSLNDDEDDDPVLSYSLQEEDIQLSISVSSQMPQVSPEEEEEACQDLPKCIPQENGDIKQFLKKPPELEEDEIVEMESQERGTAKSSPGSSEQPEEGDLPSDKERTSCMNFQGFFHWLRKRFVSSLPGRKHRREKAKKVSSCWR